From Parasteatoda tepidariorum isolate YZ-2023 chromosome 1, CAS_Ptep_4.0, whole genome shotgun sequence, one genomic window encodes:
- the LOC107437335 gene encoding zinc finger protein egl-43 isoform X4 — protein sequence MRSPSNTSCRTCYLFQSDILLDQYPDSIDDRGYLFTPYEPIEDEPIPEVSPQSKITCMYCSKVFAHKRYLVDHLNTHTGKKPHICKYCSKAFTQRASRNRHVKLCHKDIISQLNDINNLL from the exons ATGAGATCTCCATCTAATACT tcttGTCGAACATGCT ACCTGTTTCAAAGTGATATTTTGTTAGATCAGTACCCTGATTCTATCGACGACAGAGGTTATCTATTTACTCCTTATGAACCCATAGAAGatgaacccattccagaagtATCTCCACAATCAAAAATAACATGTATGTATTGTTCTAAAGTATTTGCACACAAACGATATTTAGTGGATCATTTAAATACTCATACAGGGAAAAAGCCGCACATCTGTAAATATTGTTCTAAAGCTTTTACCCAAAGAGCATCTAGAAATCGGCATGTAAAACTTTGTCACAAAGATATTATAAGTCAATTGAAtgatataaacaatttattgtGA
- the LOC107437335 gene encoding zinc finger protein egl-43 isoform X2 — MRSPSNTVIKIVYFFKQSCRTCYLFQSDILLDQYPDSIDDRGYLFTPYEPIEDEPIPEVSPQSKITCMYCSKVFAHKRYLVDHLNTHTGKKPHICKYCSKAFTQRASRNRHVKLCHKDIISQLNDINNLL; from the exons ATGAGATCTCCATCTAATACTgtgattaaaattgtttacttttttaagcaa tcttGTCGAACATGCT ACCTGTTTCAAAGTGATATTTTGTTAGATCAGTACCCTGATTCTATCGACGACAGAGGTTATCTATTTACTCCTTATGAACCCATAGAAGatgaacccattccagaagtATCTCCACAATCAAAAATAACATGTATGTATTGTTCTAAAGTATTTGCACACAAACGATATTTAGTGGATCATTTAAATACTCATACAGGGAAAAAGCCGCACATCTGTAAATATTGTTCTAAAGCTTTTACCCAAAGAGCATCTAGAAATCGGCATGTAAAACTTTGTCACAAAGATATTATAAGTCAATTGAAtgatataaacaatttattgtGA
- the LOC107437335 gene encoding zinc finger protein egl-43 isoform X1, with translation MRSPSNTVIKIVYFFNLVEHAVNIVLLDDINLFQSDILLDQYPDSIDDRGYLFTPYEPIEDEPIPEVSPQSKITCMYCSKVFAHKRYLVDHLNTHTGKKPHICKYCSKAFTQRASRNRHVKLCHKDIISQLNDINNLL, from the exons ATGAGATCTCCATCTAATACTgtgattaaaattgtttacttttttaa tcttGTCGAACATGCTGTAAATATTGTATTACTCGAtgatataa ACCTGTTTCAAAGTGATATTTTGTTAGATCAGTACCCTGATTCTATCGACGACAGAGGTTATCTATTTACTCCTTATGAACCCATAGAAGatgaacccattccagaagtATCTCCACAATCAAAAATAACATGTATGTATTGTTCTAAAGTATTTGCACACAAACGATATTTAGTGGATCATTTAAATACTCATACAGGGAAAAAGCCGCACATCTGTAAATATTGTTCTAAAGCTTTTACCCAAAGAGCATCTAGAAATCGGCATGTAAAACTTTGTCACAAAGATATTATAAGTCAATTGAAtgatataaacaatttattgtGA
- the LOC107437335 gene encoding zinc finger protein egl-43 isoform X3, producing MSCYMHCRQTMIFSLSCRTCYLFQSDILLDQYPDSIDDRGYLFTPYEPIEDEPIPEVSPQSKITCMYCSKVFAHKRYLVDHLNTHTGKKPHICKYCSKAFTQRASRNRHVKLCHKDIISQLNDINNLL from the exons ATGTCCTGTTACATGCATTGTCGTCAGACGATGATTTTCAGTTTG tcttGTCGAACATGCT ACCTGTTTCAAAGTGATATTTTGTTAGATCAGTACCCTGATTCTATCGACGACAGAGGTTATCTATTTACTCCTTATGAACCCATAGAAGatgaacccattccagaagtATCTCCACAATCAAAAATAACATGTATGTATTGTTCTAAAGTATTTGCACACAAACGATATTTAGTGGATCATTTAAATACTCATACAGGGAAAAAGCCGCACATCTGTAAATATTGTTCTAAAGCTTTTACCCAAAGAGCATCTAGAAATCGGCATGTAAAACTTTGTCACAAAGATATTATAAGTCAATTGAAtgatataaacaatttattgtGA